In Paenibacillus sp. FSL M7-0420, a single genomic region encodes these proteins:
- a CDS encoding alpha/beta hydrolase has protein sequence MKKIMTRIAALALTAALMLPAMSYASPVAEEQELSLSADAAAAITSTITPAPQGYDGYRNNIPHGNVQQISYYSTTVGKSRNAMVYTPPGYTPSKTYNVLYLLHGIGGDQNEWLNGMNPRNILDNLYSENKLAPMIVVFPNGRAMADDRPIGDIYAPDKVAAFERFEFDLINDLIPYVDSHFPVYKNKQNRALAGLSMGGGQTLNFGLKHLDKFSWIGAFSSAPNTKPASQLITNPAQTASQLKLLWLSCGASDGLLYISQNFHNSLTSMNVPHLWYLDVGGHEGKVWSSGLYQFSQRIFK, from the coding sequence ATGAAGAAGATTATGACTCGTATTGCCGCTTTGGCTCTGACGGCAGCACTGATGCTGCCCGCTATGTCCTATGCCTCGCCGGTAGCCGAAGAGCAGGAGTTGAGCCTCTCTGCGGATGCCGCTGCGGCTATAACCAGTACCATCACTCCCGCTCCGCAAGGCTATGACGGATACCGCAATAATATTCCCCACGGCAACGTACAGCAGATTTCTTATTATTCGACTACCGTAGGTAAGTCAAGAAACGCAATGGTATACACCCCTCCGGGCTATACCCCTTCCAAGACCTACAATGTTCTCTACCTGCTGCACGGCATCGGCGGGGATCAGAACGAATGGCTGAACGGGATGAATCCGCGCAATATCCTGGACAACCTGTACTCCGAGAACAAGCTTGCGCCGATGATCGTGGTGTTCCCGAACGGCCGCGCGATGGCGGATGACCGCCCGATCGGCGATATTTATGCACCGGACAAGGTAGCCGCCTTCGAGCGGTTTGAATTCGACCTGATCAATGATCTCATTCCTTATGTCGATTCCCACTTCCCGGTATACAAAAACAAGCAAAACCGCGCCCTGGCCGGCTTATCCATGGGCGGCGGCCAGACGCTGAACTTCGGGCTCAAGCATCTGGACAAGTTCTCCTGGATCGGCGCGTTCTCCTCTGCTCCGAATACGAAGCCGGCCTCACAGCTGATCACGAATCCGGCGCAGACGGCCAGCCAGCTGAAGCTGCTCTGGCTCTCCTGCGGTGCTTCGGACGGCCTGCTTTACATCAGCCAGAACTTCCATAACAGCCTAACCAGCATGAATGTTCCGCATCTGTGGTATCTGGATGTCGGCGGACATGAAGGCAAGGTCTGGAGCAGCGGACTGTACCAGTTCTCGCAGCGGATCTTCAAGTAA